The segment GATCTACACCCACGTGACCACCGCCCGGATGAAACAGGCCTATGACGACGCCCACCCGCGGGCGTAGTCCGGATCACGGCGGCGAACCCAGACCGTCGCCAACCAGGAAAACACGCGACAGCAGAGCACGAGGCACCCGATCGGGTGCCTCTCTCTTTGGGGGACGGCCCGGCTGCAGGTCCCGAGCAGCGATCCCAGATGACTCTGCCGCGGCGGTCGCCGTCCCCGCCGACCCGCATGCCACACCCGGAAACACCCTCAGGCCACCTCACGCTCGATGGGCGGGCGAGCCGCGGCCGGCTATACTCCCGGTCATGATCTGCCTATACCCATCCCTCCGCGTATTGGGCGTCGTGCTCGCGTGTACCCTGGTCGCGAAAGCGGCCGAGACGAGTCAACCGGCTACGTCCCCGGCGCTGCGGATCGTCGGCGGACCGTACCTGCAGGCTCCTTCGCCAACAAGCATGACCGTCGTCTGGACAACCAACAGACCATGTGTCTCCAAACTCCAGTTCGGTCCGTCCGCGAACGAGATGCCCAACGTCGCAACCAGCGCCCACCACGGCCTGATCGATGCGAACACCACGCTGCACAGAATCACGGTCAGCGGCCTGAGCCCGGGAACGACCCGCCACTACCGCGCGGTCTCCACCGAGATCGTCGAGTTCAACCCCTACAAGGTGAAGTATGGGCCGAGCGTCAGAAGTGAAGGGCAGTTCACGACCCTCGACCCGAAGAAGGAGACGTTCTCGTTTTGTGTCCTCAACGACCGCCACGACAGGGCACCCAAGCTGCGACAGGACCTGGGGGCGGTCAAGTGGGAGGCCGTGGACCTCGTGTTCGCCCTGGGCGACGTCATGAACGACCCGAAGAACGAACCACAGATCTTCCAGAACTTCATCAACCCCTGTGTGGAGTTCTTCGCGGGACGAATACCGCTGGTCTTTGTTCGCGGCAACCACGAAACGCGCGGAGCACTGGCCCGCAACCTCATCGACTACTTCCCCACCGAAAGCGGACGATACTACTACTCCTTCGACCATGGGGGTGTCTATTTCCTGCTGCTGGACGGCGGGGAGGACAAGGGCGATGACTCCACGGAATACAGCGGGCTGGCGGCCTTCGAGGACTACCTCAAGCAGGAAACCAAATGGCTCGACCAGGAACTCAAGAGCCCCGCGTTCCTCAACGCGCGTTTCCGCGTGTGCCTGCTGCACATCCCGCCTGTGGCCGAGGTCAAGGACACCAAGTTCATCCGCGCCCCGTGGTTGCGCGACAACTGGAGCCCCAGGCTCAGCAAAGCGGGAATCGACCTGATCCTCTGCGGCCATACCCACGTCTACGCCGAATTGCCACCCGACGTGAGCCGGGCGTACCCCATCGTAGTGGGCGGAACGGACACGGTCATCCGCGTCGACGTCTCGCCCGAACGACTACAAATGACGACCTTTAAGGACAACGGCGCGGTCCTGTCACGGCCGCCCGAGGTCCGGGTGAAACGGTAGGTCGCCCAGCGGTCCGGCCATCGAGCCCATCGGCACATTTGACCGGTCCCGCGTCCGACGTGGATGAGGCAAGCCGACAGAGGTAACGGCGATTGCACCCTCGCACGCCGAATACCACGCGGCCGCATGCCAGAAGCGAGCGCGACTCAGGAGCAAGTGTTGCATGCTCAACCACCCGTAAAGCTGTGTTTGGAACGTCACACGACTCGGCGCGACGCAACGCCACGGCTGAACGCGAAGTGAGACCATCATGAAGAAAACACCGACGCTGACTCGCGAACAGTGCCGGGCGGTAGACCGATACGCCATCGAGCAACTTGGCATCCCCGGCGTGGTCCTGATGGAGAATGCGGGGCGAAACGCGGCCGATCTGATCGAGCGGTGGCTGCGGCGGGGAGTGTCAGAGTCTTCGCCGTCCAAGTCACGACCCTCGCCGCGAGTAGAACCACGACCCGACCACGTGGCCGTCGTCTGCGGCAAGGGCAACAACGGCGGCGACGGTTTCGTCATCGCCCGGCACCTGATCCATCGCGGCTATCAAGTCGGCGTGGTCTTGTTGGGTGACCCCGGCACCTTGGCCGGCGACGCGGCCGCCAACCATGCGGTTCTGGTTCGGATGGGCGTCAGGATCCGGCCGCTGACGGAATCGTCCCTCGCTCCGGCGGTTCGTACGTGGCGGCAATGCAGCATCGTCGTTGATGCATTACTTGGAACCGGTTTCGCCGGACAGGTCCAGGGACTGCTGGCCAAGGTCATCGAAGCGGTCAACAGCCTAGCCGGTCCCACGATCGTGGCGGTCGACGTGCCGTCCGGCCTCGATGCCGACACCGGCGAGCCGGGCGGCGCTGCGATCCGAGCGAACCACACCGTCACCTTCCTAGCCACCAAGACCGGCTACTTACGGCCGACAGCAAGGCACTATCTTGGCAGGGTCCATGTGGTCGACATCGGCGCCCCGACGCAACTCATCCTGGCTCGACTCGGATCAGAAAAGTAACGCCCCTCGCGGCCATCGAAGGAGACGACAGGTCACAGGCGGGGCCACCCTCGATGCCGAGGTTTCGGCGTGCCGACGTTCTGGCGTGCCGACGTTCCGACGCGCCGACGCTCAGGCGCTTCTACTCCGCCGCTTTGCCTTCCTTCGGAGGAGTCGCCTGGGCGTCGGCTGCGGCCGGCTGACTTTCCGGCTGGCTGGCGGCGGCTGGCTGCGTGCGGGCGGTGAAGGCGGCTCGAGCCCTCTTCTCCACCTCCTTGATGTTCGTCTGCCGTTGCTGGAAGGCCCTGCGCTGATCATCGCGCGGGATACCGTCGAGCTCCTTCTTCAGTCGCTCGAACATGTTGGTGCTGATCTCCTTCTCAAGCCGCTCACGGCGGCCGTCGAGTTCTTTGCGGGCGCGTTTAGCCTTCTCGAGTTCCTCCGGGTCGGTCTTGGGTGCGGCCTCGGCGAGTTCATTGTACTTGGCGTCCAACTCGGCAAAATCCTGCTTGTGAGCATCACGATAAGCGGCCGCCTCCTCCCGCATCCGCCGCAGCGCCGAGTACGCGCTCTGCTGCTGACCTTCGTCGAGACGGTAGTCCTGGATGAAGTGGCGAACGTAATACTGCCAGGCATCCTCGCTCTTCATGATCGGGCGCGGTTGCGAACTGACCCGCGAGCCGAAATCGCCAGGCTGGAACTCGCCCCGGGCCCAACGCTCAAACTGCTTGTCGTACTGCTGAAAAGCCTTGTCGATTCCATCCATGTCTCGATCGTGAAGCTTGCGCT is part of the Phycisphaerae bacterium genome and harbors:
- a CDS encoding metallophosphoesterase, which translates into the protein MICLYPSLRVLGVVLACTLVAKAAETSQPATSPALRIVGGPYLQAPSPTSMTVVWTTNRPCVSKLQFGPSANEMPNVATSAHHGLIDANTTLHRITVSGLSPGTTRHYRAVSTEIVEFNPYKVKYGPSVRSEGQFTTLDPKKETFSFCVLNDRHDRAPKLRQDLGAVKWEAVDLVFALGDVMNDPKNEPQIFQNFINPCVEFFAGRIPLVFVRGNHETRGALARNLIDYFPTESGRYYYSFDHGGVYFLLLDGGEDKGDDSTEYSGLAAFEDYLKQETKWLDQELKSPAFLNARFRVCLLHIPPVAEVKDTKFIRAPWLRDNWSPRLSKAGIDLILCGHTHVYAELPPDVSRAYPIVVGGTDTVIRVDVSPERLQMTTFKDNGAVLSRPPEVRVKR
- a CDS encoding NAD(P)H-hydrate epimerase yields the protein MKKTPTLTREQCRAVDRYAIEQLGIPGVVLMENAGRNAADLIERWLRRGVSESSPSKSRPSPRVEPRPDHVAVVCGKGNNGGDGFVIARHLIHRGYQVGVVLLGDPGTLAGDAAANHAVLVRMGVRIRPLTESSLAPAVRTWRQCSIVVDALLGTGFAGQVQGLLAKVIEAVNSLAGPTIVAVDVPSGLDADTGEPGGAAIRANHTVTFLATKTGYLRPTARHYLGRVHVVDIGAPTQLILARLGSEK